The sequence below is a genomic window from Methylophilus sp. DW102.
ATTGGACAGCACTAAACGCATGCCTCATTTGTGCGTAAAACTCCATTGGCGGTTGTTTAGTGTGTTTATCAAATGCTGCTTTAAAGTATTTAAGATGTTTGGCTTGCATGCTTACCTACCAGATTTGTTGAAGCCTCAGGCATTTGCAACGCGTCTTAAACCATTTAAATATGATAATCAGCATGCCCGCCAATTGATTGGCTGGATACCCCATTCAGATACTCTTCTAAAATAATATGCGCATTGCTTACTTCACTAGTGTTTATCCCCGGGCAACTGATACGTTTATTCAACGAGAAGTGGTGCACCTGCGCGAAAAAGGTCATGATGTATTTACTTATGCGCTTCGCGCGCCTGGGGCAGATCATAATCTGAGCGGGCTGGTGGCCTCTGAACGTGCCAATACGGTTTATCTCTTACCTGCAAAGCTATGGTTGCTGCTAAAACTGAACTTGCGGTGGATTTTCAAATACCCGGAGCGCTATTTTTCAACGCTGAAATTGGCATTTAAAACATCTAAAGCCGGCTTAAAAGGGTTTTTATTCCAGCTTTTTTATTTCCAGGAAGCCCTGTTGCTCGCGCAATCGTTACTCAGCAATCGGGTATCTCATCTGCATAATCATTTTGGTGATAACAGTGGCTCTGTGACGATGCTCGCGAGTAAATTGAGCTCGGTCCCTTACAGTATTACCATTCATGGACCGCATATCTTTTTTGAGCCTCTAGACTGGGCTTTGAGTGAAAAAGTAAAAAATGCATCTTTTATTGTTTGTATTAGCCATTATTGTAAAAGCCAGATGATGCTTTTTTCAGATCAGAAAGACTGGCATAAGTTGAAGATTGTGCATTGTGGCGTAGATATTTCAGAATATGTGTTTGCACCAAAGGCAATGACTCGCGAACGTGAGATTGTCAAAATGTTGTATGTAGGACGCCTGGCAGGAGAGAAGGGCGTTCCTGTTTTATTGCAAAGTTTGGTTGAGCTGAAGAATCAAGGCTTACAATTTCACTTGACCCTGTATGGTGATGGCTCAGACCGTAAATTGCTGGAACAACTGGCCTCTAGCCACGGTTTAAATGCCTATGTTACTTTTGCCGGTTTTGCAGATCAACAAACAATTCGTCACGCGTTAACCAATAGTGACTTATTCATTCTGCCAAGTTTTGCCGAGGGTGTCCCAGTCTCTTTGATGGAATCTATGGCAATAGGTGTGCCTGTCATTGGGACTTATGTTGGTGGCGTTGTGGAGCTGATTACTCCAGACCACTCAGGCTTGGTCGTGTCGCCTTCAGATATAGATGGCTTAAGTGCTGCAATTAAGAAATACATTAACGACGCTGAATTTAGAGCCAGAGTCAGTCAAAATGCACGTCAAAAAATAGAGCAAGACTTTAACTTGCAAATTGAACTGACAAAACTGGAAGCGCTATTTTCCGGTGGTGAAGCGCATGATTAAGTCACTAAAAAACAGCCAACTCAGTGAGCTAGAGTCTTATCCCGTCTGTGTTGTAGGAGGGGGGGCTGCTGGCATTACAATGGCGATTGCTTTGGCTCGCAAAGGCCAACGTGTGCTGTTGATTGAGGGCGGCGATTGGAAACAAGTCGAAAACGAAGACGCTTACATGGGAGAGGCAGTCAGCCCACATGCAAGCACGACTGAGTATCGCTATCAGCGGTTGGGTGGTACTACGCACTTATGGGGCGGCCGTTGTGTGCCGCTAGACGCTTACGATCTGAAGCAGCGCGATTATGTACCTAACAGTGGCTGGCCGATAGAGGCTAATGAATTATTTCCTTTTTATTCAGATGCTCTCGACTATTGTGATGCGGGTAACAACGATTTTACTATCAAAGCATTGCGCAATAAAAAACCAATGTTTGAGGATTTGAAACAGTTGGACGGTGAGATTAAAGAGCTTATTGAACGATATAGTCTGCCAACTGATTTCGCAAAAAAATTTGGTTCTGAGCTCAAGCTTTCAAAAAACATTCTTGTGTTGAAAGAGACACGTGTTACGACGATGCACATGAATGAGTCTGGAACGTATGTTGACAGAATTGAACTCAATAATGGCGTGATAAGACTAAACCTCAAAGTTAAACAAGTTGTCATTGCCGGCGGTGGCATTGAATCTACAAGGTTAATGCTTGCGACCCGTAAGCATACGCCGTCTTGGACGCGTTTTGACGCTAGCCTTGGTAAATTTTATGCATGTCATTACGACCTTATTTTTGGGTCATTAAGATTTAATGGAAGCAAACCATTTTTTGATTTTGAAAAAACGGTGGATGGCATTTACGCAAGGCGTAAACTGCAATTCAAAGAGTCATTCTTAGACCAGCATCGTCTTTTGAATTCAACATTTAGGTTACATTTTCCTGCCTATGCTGATGCCTCGCATGGCAGTGGTGTGCTATCGACTATATATCTTGCAAAATCAGTTCTCGCTAAGGAGTATCAGGCCATTTTGAATCACGGCGGGCAAGAGCTTTCCGGCGAAAAAAATTATTCTGCACATATGCTTAATGTGATGACAGATGCACATTCTGTTGCCAAATTTGGCATGGATTGGATTTTTAAGCGTCAACTTGCCAAGCGCAAGCTACCATATACCCTAATTAATAACAAAAATGGCACTTATCCGCTGGAGTTTAATAGTGAACAAGTGCCTGATAAAGAGAATAAGATTAGCTTACTTGATGCAACAGACCAGTTTGGGATGCCCAGAGTTAAAGTTGAGTGGCGGATGACGAGTCAAGATATCAATTCAGGCATAAGATCTTTTGAGTTGTTAAAAAGCTTACTAGACAAAACAAAAGACTGCCGATTGGAGTTTGATGCCAAAAGACTAGAAAACAGTGTTTCCTCCGCGTTGCCTGTGGGTGGGCACCACATTGGCTCAACAAGAATGGGCGATTCAGAGGATAAGAGCGTTGTGGACAATAATTGTCAGGTTCATGGCGTAAATAATTTATTTATTGCCAGTTCATCTGTTTTTCCAACAAATGGACATGCCAACCCAACGTTGACGATTGTTGCCCTCTCTTTAAGACTGGCAAGTCACTTGCATACACAAATTTTAAAAACTTAAATTTGCTTATGAGGTCGATTTAAGAGCGACGTCTTTAAGGAGTACTTTATGAAATATTTATTGTCCTTGTGGGTTGGTATCAACCTATGTCTAGGCTTTTCAGTTGTTGCATGGGGCTCAGAAGATGAGTTCGGAACGTTTAAAAGACCTTTTGCAGTTGATTCGTTATGGAATAGCAAACCAGTAAATCCTCAGTTTACCAATTTCGAGATCCCACTTTCAAAGTACTTTCCGGCGGTTCAGCAGGGCACTTACTCAACCGGCGTTTTTTTAGCGAAAGAGACTGACGCCCCCGTAAAAGTTTATGGCTACCCGGAAAGAAAGGGAGTCTGGGATCCAGATTCTGAACAAGTCAAACCTTTTGTGACCATTCCACATTGGCCTAAAGAGGTTATCCCTGCATCTGGGAGTGATGGTCATGCAGATATTGTGGATGAGGGCCTTGGGATCATACATTCTTTCTGGCAATTAAAGTTTAAAGATGGCCGCTGGATGGCTGAGCAATACGCTTGGACACGACTGGATGGAAGAGGTTGGGGGGATCCCGCGCATTATTTTCAAGGCGCACGTGCTGCTGCAGTACCTTCATTGGCGGGGATTATACGACAGCATGAAATCGAAGATCAGAAGCCTGTTTTTGAGCATGCCTTAGCAATTTCACTGACGGATAATGGCTTGTCTCCAAAACCAGCTTATATTTTTCCTGCTACATCAGCAGATACTTACTCAGAGAAACGTCATTTTGGGCAAATTCCTGAAGGAGCCTTGTTGATGCTGCCGCAGAGTTTTGATGAGTCCAAAATACAATCTTCTCCTAAAATGAAGAAGATTGTACGAACCTTGAAAACCTATGGAGCTTATGTTGTCGATGAAAATTATGGGACACCTTATGTGATTTATGTGGAAAATGGTCCTGTCAGCTTCAACCTGAATCGCCCCAAGCTTTCTTGGGATAATCAAGTTGCAGACGAGTTAAACTTGATTCGTTCAAGCTTAAGACAGGTTGCTTCTGCAGACAAGTGGATCAATGGGGCCGGCCAGGAATTCATCCCCGCACGCAACTTCAACTTGCTGTCAATGCGTGGGCCTTGGACATTAAAGCAAGGAGATAGTCTGGGTGAGTTTGATACATTAACCCAGGCTGTGATGTTTGGACCAACCTCCCGACCTGTAACACAAGATAACTATTCAGGTCGAGGGATGCAGGCGATTCTATGGGCGAGGCCTAAGGTCGGCGAAACTTTCCGGTTTCGGGCAATCACGACAGGAGGGGCTAAAGTATCAATGAGGATTCTTGACAAATCCAGACAGCAAGCTTTGTATCAGACAAAACTGCTTGAGAACGGTGATTCCGAAACTTTTACGTGGCCCTCATCCGATTTTGTCCCTATGTTATCGGTAACGAGTGGCGTAGGGAGCAGCTCTTCTGCCAGAGCCGAGCTAATAAAAATCAGCCGTTAATAGGTAATACGGACTATACTGTAAAAAAAGTTTAATCATTCAGGGGTACATTGGGTAGTTAACACTCCCATATTGGACCTCTCATTGAACTTAAACCGACAAAACAGATACGCATTTGCTGATGGCCTCAGAGCTCTGGCTGCATTGTGGGTGGTACTTTACCACTTGAATGAAGGGCAGCATGTTGCGCAGTTGACTAAATTTTTAGGCACCTTTTTCACCTCGCTAGTATTTGAGCATGGTAATTTGGGGGTGCCAATTTTTTTTGTATTGAGTGGTTTTGTGATGGCTATCACCACCGAGTCAAAAAAAATGGGGATTAAGCAATCTGCACAGTTTATGTTGAGAAGACTTGCTCGCTTATCACCACCTTATTACATTGCAATGTTGCTGTCCTTGGTTGTGATCGGGCTTAAAGTAAAGCATGGTGAACCGGATGCGTATTGGCCAAGTTGGAGCGTAATACTGGCCCATATGGTTTATTTACAGGGCTTTCTACAATACCAACAAATCAATGTCGTTTTCTGGACACTCTGCTATGAAATGCAGTTTTATTTTGTGTTTAGTATATTTATTTACTTCATTTCGCAGCGCCTGCCTGGCAGCCTAGCTCATTGGTTCATGATCTTTTTAATGACGATCCCGGCATTACTTTGGCTTGTATTTGTTCCTCACGATGCGCCAGTGCATTCTTTCGTTCACAATCATCTTATTTTTATTTATTACTGGTATGCTTTTTGCGCTGGCACGCTGGTCGGATGGTGTTCAAACCGAGGGCAATTATTTCAATTTTACCTGATCGCATTTTATGGATGCCTCATTGTGATAGGAGCTGTTGAATATAATTTGTTTGCGATTACTGCAGGTTTAACGAGCTTTATAATGCATATGGCAATGAAATATAAAAAAATGAACAGTTGGCTCAATTACACTCCGCTACAGTTATTAGGATTGGTTTCGTACAGTCTTTATTTGATTCACAATAACATCACTGGTGCCTATGGCAGGATTTTTAGAGCGTTCTTTGGCCACAGTACGTCTTCTGATTTCATGTTTATGTTATCTAGTGTAATTGTGTGTTTTATCGCTGCCTATATAATGTACACACTCGTAGAGAAGCCTTCGATTAAAATGAGTCAAAAAATAAAATATTAAGCCTGTTATTATTCATTAAATGTACTGTTTTCAATCTTATTTTCTGTAAGAGTTGATGGGCGAAAATAACATTTTGGCTGGACATTCAACATTATTAAAATCATCACTAGTTAAACGATATGAAAGGTTTAAGTGCTAGTCATCGAGTCTATTTTTATTGTTATTTTGATCTTGGCAACAATCCCGGTTTTGATCGTTTCAGCTCAAGTATTCATTGCAATATTGGCTTCGAAGCACAAGGTGATTCAGCCTAAACTATATGATCACTTAAACGTTTGTATCTTAATTCCTGCCCATAATGAGTCTGTCAATATCATTCCAACACTTGACTCAATCAGCCAGAATCATGCTTCAACGCTGAAGGTTCTGGTCGTAGCCGATAATTGTAATGATGATACCGCCGAGATTGTCAGACAGCGTGGTCTTGAAGTTATAGAGCGTCATGACCATAGTCGGCGAGGCAAGGGGTATGCTTTAGATTTTGGGATTAATCATTTACGTCAATTCTCACCAGATATCGTTATTATTCTAGATGCGGACTGTATCGTTGATGGTAACGCAATCGATCATTTGATTGACAAGGCTGTGAGTACTGGGCGGCCAGTACAAGCCAATTATTTGATGTTCAATAGATCCGCCAGCGCTTCCATTAAAATGAAAATTGCAGAATTTGGCTGGCTGCTGAAGAATTATGTCAGACCGTTAGGTTTTTCAATCATTAATTTGCCTTGTCAGTTAACCGGTTCTGGTATGGCCTTCCCATGGCGGCATATCTCTAAAATTAACTTTGCTACAGGACATATAGTAGAGGATATGAAACTTGGATTAGAGGCTGCAGAAATTGCAGCTGCCCCTGTATTTTGTCCTAATGCCAAGGTTTATAGCTATTTTCCTCTTAATGAGGAGGGGGTTAAGTCCCAAAGAACACGCTGGGAGCATGGACATTTAGGGATTATATTTAAAGATGTCCCCCATATTTTGCTCAAAGCGATTTTGAAAAAAAATCTGCACCTTTTTGCGATGGGGATTGATTTGTTAGTGCCACCGCTTTCTTTGATGGCGATGTCACTTGCTTTGCTGATGGTGGCAGGTCTGTTATTAGTCACAATATTTAACTTTCCGGCTATTTATTTTGCGCTCACAATTTATTTGAATTCTTTATTTGCTTTGAGCATTTTTTGTTTTTGGATTGCATTTGGTCGAGAAATAATCTCGTTAAGACAGCTGTTGAGTATCCCTTATTACATTCTGACGAAGGTTCCAATTTACTTAAGGTTTGTTTTTAAGCGCCAGTCTGAATGGGTGAGATCCAAACGTGATGAAAACTAAAAGGCGAAGAGGGTTTAAAAAAATGTTATCCGAGAAATCCGGTGGTATCAAATGAGCGTTAAGGTGAATAATAAAATTGAGCTTTTTGGAATCAGCATTCATCGTCTGACCATGCTTAATACGCTGGATATATTGCAAGAATGGCTAGAATACGGCGATTACGACTGCAAATATGTCGTGACTCCGAACGTGGACCACATCGTCCTTTTGGACAAGTCTTCCGCCTTCAAACAGGCATACTCAGAGGCATCTATTATTGTTGCAGATGGCAAGCCTGTCGTTATGGCTTCAAGATTGTTGGGTAAAGCACTTCCTGAGACTGTACCAGGCAGTGACCTGGTGCCTAATATTTTCGAACAGTTTCAGCAAAAAAAACTGCCCTTAAAAGTTTTTTTGCTGGGCGCCATGCCCGGTGTAGGAGAAAAGGCTGCTGTCAATATAGAATCCCAATGGCCTTTAGTAAAAGTTGTAGGGACGCTAAGCCCTGAATTTGGCTTCGAAAAAAACCATATTGATTGCGAAAAAATTTGCCGTACCGTTTCTGATGCAGAGCCTGATTTATTGATAATTGGACTGGGTGCTCCTAAGCAAGAAATTTGGGTTAATAAATACTCTCCTTTGCTAAAGGTTAAGGTTGCATTGTGCGTAGGAGCAACAATAGACTTTTTAGCTGGAAACAAACCAAGGGCACCAGTTTGGATGAGAAAAGTTGGGTTGGAATGGTTGCATCGGATGTGTTCAGAACCCAAGAGATTAGTGAAGAGATATCTGGTGGATGCAATTGTCTTTCCGCGACTTTTTTTGAGAGAAGTCCTTAAAAGCTTTGAACGTTAATAAATAATAGTTGCTATATAGTGGGTGATTGTTGTTCATATCATTCAGTCAATTAAATTTTTACAGGGATAAAAAATGCAAGTTTTGGTTGTTGGTGGCGCAGGTTACATTGGATCACATATGGTAAAAATGTTGCTTGGGGCAGGACACAACGTCATTACGCTGGATAACCTTTCCAGTGGGCACCGAGATGCAGTTGTTGGCGGTATTTTTGTTGAGGGCGATTTGGCCGATAGAGATTGTTTAAAAAAGTTATTTGAAGATTACAAGCCTGATGCAGTGATGCATTTTGCATCTTATATTCAAGTGGGCGAATCTGTACGCAAACCAGATATTTACTATCGTAATAATGTGACTAATACGCTCAATTTGCTTGATACGATGCTTGAGTTTGGCGTCAATAAATTTATTTTCTCCTCTACGGCGGCTGTATTTGGGGAGCCAGATTATGTCCCGATTGATGAGGCCCATCC
It includes:
- a CDS encoding acyltransferase; its protein translation is MNLNRQNRYAFADGLRALAALWVVLYHLNEGQHVAQLTKFLGTFFTSLVFEHGNLGVPIFFVLSGFVMAITTESKKMGIKQSAQFMLRRLARLSPPYYIAMLLSLVVIGLKVKHGEPDAYWPSWSVILAHMVYLQGFLQYQQINVVFWTLCYEMQFYFVFSIFIYFISQRLPGSLAHWFMIFLMTIPALLWLVFVPHDAPVHSFVHNHLIFIYYWYAFCAGTLVGWCSNRGQLFQFYLIAFYGCLIVIGAVEYNLFAITAGLTSFIMHMAMKYKKMNSWLNYTPLQLLGLVSYSLYLIHNNITGAYGRIFRAFFGHSTSSDFMFMLSSVIVCFIAAYIMYTLVEKPSIKMSQKIKY
- a CDS encoding WecB/TagA/CpsF family glycosyltransferase, encoding MNNKIELFGISIHRLTMLNTLDILQEWLEYGDYDCKYVVTPNVDHIVLLDKSSAFKQAYSEASIIVADGKPVVMASRLLGKALPETVPGSDLVPNIFEQFQQKKLPLKVFLLGAMPGVGEKAAVNIESQWPLVKVVGTLSPEFGFEKNHIDCEKICRTVSDAEPDLLIIGLGAPKQEIWVNKYSPLLKVKVALCVGATIDFLAGNKPRAPVWMRKVGLEWLHRMCSEPKRLVKRYLVDAIVFPRLFLREVLKSFER
- a CDS encoding glycosyltransferase family 4 protein, with the translated sequence MRIAYFTSVYPRATDTFIQREVVHLREKGHDVFTYALRAPGADHNLSGLVASERANTVYLLPAKLWLLLKLNLRWIFKYPERYFSTLKLAFKTSKAGLKGFLFQLFYFQEALLLAQSLLSNRVSHLHNHFGDNSGSVTMLASKLSSVPYSITIHGPHIFFEPLDWALSEKVKNASFIVCISHYCKSQMMLFSDQKDWHKLKIVHCGVDISEYVFAPKAMTREREIVKMLYVGRLAGEKGVPVLLQSLVELKNQGLQFHLTLYGDGSDRKLLEQLASSHGLNAYVTFAGFADQQTIRHALTNSDLFILPSFAEGVPVSLMESMAIGVPVIGTYVGGVVELITPDHSGLVVSPSDIDGLSAAIKKYINDAEFRARVSQNARQKIEQDFNLQIELTKLEALFSGGEAHD
- a CDS encoding glycosyltransferase family 2 protein, with protein sequence MLVIESIFIVILILATIPVLIVSAQVFIAILASKHKVIQPKLYDHLNVCILIPAHNESVNIIPTLDSISQNHASTLKVLVVADNCNDDTAEIVRQRGLEVIERHDHSRRGKGYALDFGINHLRQFSPDIVIILDADCIVDGNAIDHLIDKAVSTGRPVQANYLMFNRSASASIKMKIAEFGWLLKNYVRPLGFSIINLPCQLTGSGMAFPWRHISKINFATGHIVEDMKLGLEAAEIAAAPVFCPNAKVYSYFPLNEEGVKSQRTRWEHGHLGIIFKDVPHILLKAILKKNLHLFAMGIDLLVPPLSLMAMSLALLMVAGLLLVTIFNFPAIYFALTIYLNSLFALSIFCFWIAFGREIISLRQLLSIPYYILTKVPIYLRFVFKRQSEWVRSKRDEN
- a CDS encoding GMC oxidoreductase, producing the protein MIKSLKNSQLSELESYPVCVVGGGAAGITMAIALARKGQRVLLIEGGDWKQVENEDAYMGEAVSPHASTTEYRYQRLGGTTHLWGGRCVPLDAYDLKQRDYVPNSGWPIEANELFPFYSDALDYCDAGNNDFTIKALRNKKPMFEDLKQLDGEIKELIERYSLPTDFAKKFGSELKLSKNILVLKETRVTTMHMNESGTYVDRIELNNGVIRLNLKVKQVVIAGGGIESTRLMLATRKHTPSWTRFDASLGKFYACHYDLIFGSLRFNGSKPFFDFEKTVDGIYARRKLQFKESFLDQHRLLNSTFRLHFPAYADASHGSGVLSTIYLAKSVLAKEYQAILNHGGQELSGEKNYSAHMLNVMTDAHSVAKFGMDWIFKRQLAKRKLPYTLINNKNGTYPLEFNSEQVPDKENKISLLDATDQFGMPRVKVEWRMTSQDINSGIRSFELLKSLLDKTKDCRLEFDAKRLENSVSSALPVGGHHIGSTRMGDSEDKSVVDNNCQVHGVNNLFIASSSVFPTNGHANPTLTIVALSLRLASHLHTQILKT
- a CDS encoding Atrophin-1 multi-domain protein, with protein sequence MKYLLSLWVGINLCLGFSVVAWGSEDEFGTFKRPFAVDSLWNSKPVNPQFTNFEIPLSKYFPAVQQGTYSTGVFLAKETDAPVKVYGYPERKGVWDPDSEQVKPFVTIPHWPKEVIPASGSDGHADIVDEGLGIIHSFWQLKFKDGRWMAEQYAWTRLDGRGWGDPAHYFQGARAAAVPSLAGIIRQHEIEDQKPVFEHALAISLTDNGLSPKPAYIFPATSADTYSEKRHFGQIPEGALLMLPQSFDESKIQSSPKMKKIVRTLKTYGAYVVDENYGTPYVIYVENGPVSFNLNRPKLSWDNQVADELNLIRSSLRQVASADKWINGAGQEFIPARNFNLLSMRGPWTLKQGDSLGEFDTLTQAVMFGPTSRPVTQDNYSGRGMQAILWARPKVGETFRFRAITTGGAKVSMRILDKSRQQALYQTKLLENGDSETFTWPSSDFVPMLSVTSGVGSSSSARAELIKISR